From the genome of Rathayibacter sp. VKM Ac-2759, one region includes:
- the purM gene encoding phosphoribosylformylglycinamidine cyclo-ligase, with product MTNETSSYARAGVDTAAGDLAVELMKAAVSATHDRHVLGGVGGFAGLYDVSFLKDFRAPLLATSTDGVGTKVAIAQAIDKHDTIGQDLVGMVVDDIVVVGARPLFMTDYIACGKVVPTRIADIVAGIARACSATGTALVGGETAEHPGLLGPDDYDVAGAAVGAVEADAVRGADRVRDGDLVIAMASSGLHSNGFSLVRRILADRGIDFTDRSDELGGVVGEVLLEPTRLYTAPLLAVLDDEALGSSVHSISHVTGGGIAANLARVLPRGSWVEVDRASWSPADVFRALAAMSGASLESTEGTWNLGIGMFAVVDADAAPALIASFESAGLPSWVAGRVTIGERGLDGFEQGAKGVDGGAVRLVGAYAG from the coding sequence GTGACGAATGAGACGAGCAGCTACGCCCGCGCCGGAGTCGATACGGCGGCCGGAGACCTCGCGGTCGAGTTGATGAAGGCGGCGGTGTCGGCGACGCACGATCGCCACGTGCTCGGCGGAGTGGGCGGGTTCGCCGGGCTCTACGACGTGTCGTTCCTCAAGGACTTCCGCGCGCCGCTGCTCGCGACCTCGACCGACGGCGTCGGCACGAAGGTCGCGATCGCCCAGGCGATCGACAAGCACGACACGATCGGCCAGGACCTCGTCGGCATGGTCGTCGACGACATCGTCGTGGTCGGCGCCCGCCCCCTCTTCATGACCGACTACATCGCCTGCGGCAAGGTCGTGCCCACGCGCATCGCCGACATCGTCGCCGGGATCGCGCGCGCCTGCTCCGCCACGGGGACCGCCCTGGTCGGCGGCGAGACCGCGGAGCACCCGGGGCTGCTCGGGCCCGACGACTACGACGTGGCCGGCGCCGCGGTCGGCGCGGTGGAGGCGGATGCGGTGCGCGGGGCCGACCGGGTGCGCGACGGCGATCTCGTGATCGCGATGGCCTCCTCCGGACTGCACTCGAACGGCTTCTCGCTGGTGCGCCGCATCCTGGCCGACCGTGGGATCGACTTCACCGACCGCTCCGACGAGCTGGGCGGTGTCGTGGGCGAGGTGCTCCTCGAGCCGACCCGCCTCTACACGGCCCCGCTGCTGGCGGTGCTCGACGACGAGGCACTCGGGTCGAGCGTGCACTCGATCAGCCACGTCACCGGAGGCGGCATCGCGGCGAATCTCGCCCGCGTGCTGCCCCGCGGCTCCTGGGTCGAGGTCGACCGCGCGTCGTGGAGCCCGGCCGACGTCTTCCGTGCGCTCGCCGCGATGTCGGGGGCGTCGCTCGAGAGCACCGAGGGCACCTGGAACCTCGGCATCGGCATGTTCGCCGTGGTCGACGCCGACGCGGCCCCCGCGCTGATCGCGAGCTTCGAGAGCGCGGGCCTGCCCTCGTGGGTCGCGGGGCGCGTGACGATCGGCGAGCGCGGGCTCGACGGGTTCGAGCAGGGCGCGAAGGGCGTCGACGGCGGCGCGGTGCGGCTGGTCGGGGCGTACGCCGGCTGA
- a CDS encoding NAD(P)-binding domain-containing protein, with protein sequence MTRALDPRPVVVVGAGQAGLSVAYYLRRLGLVPGVDFAVLDRGPRAGGAWQFRWEALRLGSAHRVHDLPGMDRLGLSFATADHRRPARDVVSEYYRRYEDGFELAVRRPEAVRSVSSATPGDRSAELVVETDRGSERARILVNATGTWGSPFVPYYSGRESFRGRQIDTTEYVRAADFADQQVVVVGGGTSAIGFLLELERVARTVTWATRRPVSYHDGEQLALNSAVEAVAEQDRAARAGRALPSIVGGTGVQRTRRVVAGIERGVLREREMFRAIEEDGVRWPDGSFSRADAIIWATGFRPELRHLAPLGLREREGGVAVADGASLTDPRVFFAGYGPTASTIGANRSGRRIARAVVARLS encoded by the coding sequence GTGACCCGAGCGCTCGATCCGCGGCCCGTCGTCGTGGTCGGCGCAGGCCAGGCCGGCCTGTCGGTGGCGTACTACCTGCGCCGTCTGGGGCTCGTCCCGGGCGTCGACTTCGCTGTGCTCGACCGCGGGCCGCGCGCGGGCGGGGCGTGGCAGTTCCGGTGGGAGGCGCTCCGGCTCGGCTCCGCGCACCGCGTGCACGACCTGCCCGGCATGGACCGCCTCGGGCTCTCGTTCGCGACGGCCGACCACCGCCGGCCCGCCCGCGACGTCGTCAGCGAGTACTACCGGCGCTACGAGGACGGGTTCGAGCTCGCGGTGCGCCGTCCGGAGGCGGTGCGGAGCGTCAGCAGTGCGACGCCGGGCGACCGTTCGGCGGAGCTCGTCGTCGAGACGGACCGCGGGAGCGAGCGGGCGCGGATCCTCGTCAACGCGACCGGCACGTGGGGCTCGCCCTTCGTGCCGTACTACTCCGGCCGCGAGAGCTTCCGCGGCCGTCAGATCGACACCACCGAGTACGTGCGGGCGGCGGACTTCGCCGATCAGCAGGTGGTCGTCGTGGGCGGCGGCACCTCGGCGATCGGGTTCCTCCTCGAGCTGGAGCGGGTCGCCCGCACGGTGACCTGGGCGACCCGCCGGCCCGTCAGCTACCACGACGGCGAGCAGCTCGCGCTGAACTCCGCGGTGGAGGCGGTGGCCGAGCAGGACCGCGCCGCGCGCGCCGGCCGTGCCCTGCCGAGCATCGTCGGTGGCACCGGGGTGCAGCGCACCCGCCGGGTCGTCGCGGGCATCGAGCGCGGCGTGCTGCGCGAGCGCGAGATGTTCCGCGCGATCGAGGAGGACGGCGTGCGCTGGCCGGACGGCTCGTTCAGCCGCGCCGACGCGATCATCTGGGCCACCGGGTTCCGCCCGGAGCTGCGGCACCTGGCGCCGCTGGGGCTCCGCGAGCGCGAGGGCGGAGTCGCGGTCGCCGACGGCGCCTCCCTAACAGATCCGCGGGTGTTCTTCGCGGGCTACGGGCCGACGGCGTCGACGATCGGCGCCAACCGCTCCGGGCGCCGCATCGCGCGGGCGGTCGTGGCGCGGCTGTCCTGA
- a CDS encoding AraC family transcriptional regulator, with protein sequence MSSLPSSRQPDRRSADPRSADPRSADPRPAEWRPSWHSDYRGNDLDEARDFYARGYNGSGFRAERSQVPFSYRYASTAPGPVSLHSASFLGSVRGAVEPGGVYVVLWLTQGRASLDLGREENRLMIGSPAVFPTGRPFGFDAQEYRDALVHIEAAHLEGIAAEMHGTAPGPLRFASAPGDTAPWWAAVRVLRDTLASAVPPSALQRDAAHRLAAEAMLRTFAHRVAPLPPTPSSVSGRRLRRAVEFVHANADLPLGVADIADAAGLTVRGVQLAFQRAFEQTPRHYLRDVRLDRAHEELAAGDPGSLVVGEVAARWGFVSGGRFAQQYARRFSELPSETLRG encoded by the coding sequence ATGAGCTCCCTCCCGTCGTCACGGCAGCCGGATCGGCGTTCGGCGGATCCGCGTTCAGCGGATCCGCGTTCAGCGGATCCGCGTCCAGCGGAGTGGCGGCCGAGCTGGCACTCGGACTACCGCGGGAACGATCTCGACGAGGCCCGGGACTTCTACGCCCGCGGCTACAACGGCTCGGGGTTCCGCGCCGAGCGCTCCCAGGTCCCGTTCTCGTACCGCTACGCCTCGACCGCTCCCGGTCCCGTCAGCCTGCACTCCGCCTCGTTCCTGGGCTCCGTGCGCGGAGCGGTCGAACCCGGCGGCGTGTACGTCGTGCTCTGGCTGACGCAGGGCCGGGCGTCCCTCGATCTGGGCCGCGAGGAGAACCGGCTGATGATCGGGAGTCCGGCCGTCTTCCCGACCGGCCGCCCGTTCGGCTTCGACGCGCAGGAGTACCGCGACGCCCTGGTGCACATCGAAGCGGCCCACCTCGAGGGCATCGCCGCCGAGATGCACGGGACGGCTCCCGGCCCGCTCCGGTTCGCGTCGGCTCCCGGCGACACCGCGCCCTGGTGGGCGGCCGTGCGCGTCCTCCGCGACACGCTCGCGTCCGCGGTCCCACCGTCGGCCCTGCAGCGCGACGCCGCGCACCGCCTCGCCGCCGAGGCGATGCTGCGGACCTTCGCGCACCGCGTCGCCCCACTGCCGCCGACCCCGTCGTCGGTGAGCGGCCGGCGGCTGCGGCGCGCCGTCGAGTTCGTGCACGCCAACGCCGATCTCCCCCTCGGAGTCGCCGACATCGCCGATGCGGCGGGTCTCACCGTCCGCGGAGTGCAGCTGGCCTTCCAGCGCGCCTTCGAGCAGACGCCCCGGCACTACCTGCGGGACGTCCGGCTCGACCGCGCGCACGAGGAGCTCGCCGCGGGCGACCCCGGCTCGCTCGTCGTGGGCGAGGTCGCCGCCCGCTGGGGCTTCGTCAGCGGGGGCCGCTTCGCCCAGCAGTACGCGCGCCGCTTCAGCGAGCTCCCCAGCGAGACGCTGCGCGGCTGA
- a CDS encoding DUF3073 domain-containing protein, protein MGRGRQKAKNTKIARELKSFSPTVDYSALERELSHPDEPDYSKWIDPSDDEGDDTDFVEEQHQKRA, encoded by the coding sequence ATGGGGCGCGGCCGTCAGAAGGCAAAGAACACCAAGATCGCTCGGGAGCTGAAGTCGTTCAGCCCAACGGTCGATTACAGTGCGCTCGAGCGCGAGCTCAGCCACCCGGACGAGCCGGACTACTCGAAGTGGATCGACCCCTCGGACGACGAGGGCGACGACACCGACTTCGTCGAGGAGCAGCACCAGAAGCGTGCCTGA
- the purF gene encoding amidophosphoribosyltransferase: MCGIVGIVSSGPVNQSIYDSLSLLQHRGQDSTGIATADGSTLHIKKAAGQVREAFRTRDMRSLIGTMGIGHVRYATKGNAEREEEAQPFYVNAPYGIILIHNGNLTNTRELTEELFRVDRRHLNTTSDTELLVNVLANELQASISGRDLDADEVFDAVARVHERVEGSYATIALIAGHGLLAFRDPFGIRPLIVGRRFNVNGPDDWVVASESLVLEAQGFEIVRDVAPGEAIFITPDGRMTSRQCAKDPRLIPCSFEYVYLARPDSVMSGISVYEARLRLGDRLADTIAAYTPGGAIDVVMPIPDSSRPAAMQVAQKLGIPYREGFYKNRYVGRTFIMPGQAVRKKSVRQKLNAMSSEFKGKNVLIVDDSIVRGTTSKEIVDMARTAGANTVTFASAAPPVRYPHVYGINMPSRQELVAHNRRIPEISEAIGADYLIYQEVADMKAAILEGSDVTDLETSCFTGDYVTGTVTPEYLDWVERTQLS; encoded by the coding sequence ATGTGCGGAATCGTTGGAATCGTCTCCTCGGGACCCGTCAACCAGTCCATCTACGACAGCCTCTCGCTCCTGCAGCACCGCGGCCAGGACTCGACCGGCATCGCGACGGCCGACGGCAGCACCCTGCACATCAAGAAGGCGGCGGGGCAGGTCCGCGAGGCGTTCCGCACCCGCGACATGCGCTCGCTGATCGGCACGATGGGGATCGGCCACGTCCGCTACGCCACCAAGGGCAACGCGGAGCGCGAGGAGGAGGCCCAGCCGTTCTACGTGAACGCGCCCTACGGCATCATCCTCATCCACAACGGCAACCTGACGAACACGCGCGAGCTCACCGAGGAGCTCTTCCGCGTCGACCGCCGCCACCTCAACACCACGTCCGACACCGAGCTGCTGGTCAACGTGCTCGCGAACGAGCTGCAGGCCTCGATCTCGGGCCGCGACCTCGACGCCGACGAGGTGTTCGACGCCGTCGCCCGCGTGCACGAGCGCGTGGAGGGCTCCTACGCCACCATCGCCCTCATCGCCGGCCACGGGCTGCTCGCGTTCCGCGACCCGTTCGGCATCCGCCCGCTGATCGTCGGCCGCCGCTTCAACGTGAACGGGCCCGACGACTGGGTGGTCGCCTCCGAGTCGCTGGTGCTCGAGGCGCAGGGCTTCGAGATCGTGCGCGACGTCGCCCCCGGCGAGGCGATCTTCATCACCCCCGACGGCCGGATGACCAGCCGCCAGTGCGCGAAGGACCCGCGCCTCATCCCGTGCTCGTTCGAGTACGTCTACCTCGCCCGACCCGACTCGGTGATGTCGGGCATCTCGGTGTACGAGGCGCGCCTGCGCCTCGGCGACCGCCTCGCCGACACCATCGCCGCGTACACGCCGGGAGGCGCGATCGACGTGGTCATGCCGATCCCCGACTCCTCCCGCCCCGCCGCGATGCAGGTCGCCCAGAAGCTCGGCATCCCCTACCGCGAGGGCTTCTACAAGAACCGCTACGTCGGGCGGACGTTCATCATGCCCGGCCAGGCGGTGCGCAAGAAGTCGGTGCGGCAGAAGCTGAACGCGATGTCGAGCGAGTTCAAGGGCAAGAACGTGCTGATCGTCGACGACTCGATCGTGCGCGGGACGACCTCGAAGGAGATCGTCGACATGGCCCGCACGGCCGGAGCGAACACCGTCACCTTCGCCTCCGCCGCGCCGCCCGTGCGCTACCCGCACGTGTACGGCATCAACATGCCGTCGCGGCAGGAGCTCGTCGCCCACAACCGGCGCATCCCCGAGATCTCGGAGGCCATCGGCGCCGACTACCTGATCTACCAGGAGGTCGCCGACATGAAGGCCGCCATCCTCGAAGGATCCGACGTCACCGACCTCGAGACGAGCTGCTTCACCGGCGACTACGTGACCGGCACCGTGACTCCGGAGTACCTGGACTGGGTCGAGCGCACTCAGCTCAGCTGA
- a CDS encoding LysR family transcriptional regulator, translating to MDVRRLELLRELSMRRSITEVAEATHRTPSAVSQQLKVLEREAGVPLIERSGRGVVLTAAGRELARSATEIAIALERADAVWQTFKNNPIGEVTIATFPTAGQMLLPRALVALQSVEGLVVQCEDADPGTDEFADLTADFDIVLGHSPNGRSAWAGRGLAMAELMVEPLDIALPLDHRLADRPTVTAADLVGETWIGVPDGFPFERIMQEIETASGGPVRVEQRFASTRVTEAFVAAGLGIAVVPRYTAGTAGIVVKPLRGVNSVRHIVALMRPDRAERLSVRTVVRELRAQAGRTVHAM from the coding sequence ATGGACGTGCGGCGACTGGAACTGCTCAGAGAGCTCTCGATGCGGCGCTCGATCACCGAGGTGGCGGAGGCGACCCACCGCACTCCGTCCGCGGTCTCGCAGCAGCTCAAGGTGCTCGAGCGCGAGGCGGGCGTGCCCCTGATCGAGCGCTCGGGCCGCGGAGTCGTCCTGACCGCCGCCGGCCGCGAGCTCGCCCGGAGCGCCACCGAGATCGCGATCGCGCTCGAGCGCGCCGACGCCGTCTGGCAGACGTTCAAGAACAACCCGATCGGCGAGGTGACCATCGCGACGTTCCCGACCGCCGGGCAGATGCTCCTCCCCAGGGCCCTGGTCGCTCTGCAGAGCGTGGAGGGGCTGGTCGTGCAGTGCGAGGACGCGGACCCCGGCACCGACGAGTTCGCCGACCTCACCGCCGACTTCGACATCGTGCTCGGCCACTCGCCGAACGGTCGGAGCGCGTGGGCCGGCCGCGGCCTCGCGATGGCCGAGCTGATGGTCGAGCCCCTCGACATCGCCCTCCCGCTCGACCACCGCCTCGCCGACCGCCCGACGGTGACGGCCGCCGACCTCGTGGGCGAGACCTGGATCGGCGTGCCGGACGGCTTCCCGTTCGAGCGGATCATGCAGGAGATCGAGACCGCGTCCGGTGGTCCCGTGCGCGTCGAGCAGCGCTTCGCCTCGACGAGGGTCACGGAGGCGTTCGTGGCGGCGGGCCTGGGCATCGCGGTCGTCCCGCGCTACACGGCCGGCACCGCGGGCATCGTCGTGAAGCCGCTCCGGGGCGTCAACTCCGTGCGGCACATCGTCGCCCTGATGCGCCCCGACCGCGCCGAGCGGCTGTCGGTGCGGACCGTCGTGCGCGAGCTGCGGGCGCAGGCCGGCCGCACCGTGCACGCGATGTGA
- a CDS encoding bifunctional UDP-sugar hydrolase/5'-nucleotidase: MRSAPSGRSGLSRFLSAAAVSAVAGAALLGAAPAMAADETVIDVYTMNDFHGRLEATAGASVSQSTAGAASIASAFSTLEAENPDNSILVSAGDNVGASTFTSLVQDDNPTIDALNEIGLSASTIGNHELDHGREDLDGRIIPRADYEHISANLLEKGTDEHAYAPSYVQDFDGVKVGFVGAVTEDLPFLVSPDGIATLDVAPIVESVNEETARLQDGIDESADASIPEEQKNLEADVVIAVMHEGASSPTVSFTDPASVFGAIVDGIGGNVDAIVSGHTHQAYSQEVEVDGNVLPVLQTGSYGTYLGHLELTVDTATKDLTSITSNLVDLLQPVQVTNPTTGVVSTVYQPIYSADSTPVGQSVAALVQDAVDIANVEGAVSIGSVTGDIRRGVQSDGTENRGAESTIGNLVADAQLWATQAELGTQIAFMNPGGIRQDITYASSGEGDVDGNVTYREAAIVQPFANTLVTETLTGAQIKTVLEQQWQPTSSRPELHLGISADLSYTYDPTAEVGSHITGVFFQGEPIADEDTFKIVTNSFLAAGGDNFTELGNGTDKADSGRVDLNAFTEYMAEFSPVAPDPASRSIGVVETSAEGAETLSYDLSSLDVNNSPVRDDEVQVLIDGEQVTTAPIDHAIVDTTDEQGRASVSFSISELAAGDHELEFVLPTTGVSVLYTLTVTEAATPTPAPTPIETVIPTTPSTPAPAVHVPSTPTKHLAATGVDATPAFAAGIAALLLGLGMTTARLRRRAASK; encoded by the coding sequence ATGCGCAGCGCACCCTCCGGCCGAAGCGGCCTCTCCCGATTCCTCTCCGCGGCGGCCGTCAGTGCCGTCGCCGGAGCGGCCCTGCTGGGCGCCGCGCCCGCGATGGCCGCCGACGAGACCGTCATCGACGTCTACACGATGAACGACTTCCACGGCCGCCTCGAGGCGACCGCAGGCGCGTCCGTCTCGCAGAGCACCGCCGGTGCCGCGTCGATCGCCTCGGCCTTCTCGACCCTCGAGGCCGAGAACCCCGACAACTCGATCCTCGTCTCGGCGGGAGACAACGTCGGCGCCTCGACCTTCACCTCGCTGGTGCAGGACGACAACCCGACCATCGACGCGCTCAACGAGATCGGCCTGAGCGCCTCGACGATCGGCAACCACGAGCTGGACCACGGCCGCGAGGACCTCGACGGGCGCATCATCCCGCGCGCCGACTACGAGCACATCTCGGCGAACCTCCTCGAGAAGGGCACCGACGAGCACGCCTACGCCCCCTCGTACGTGCAGGACTTCGACGGCGTGAAGGTCGGCTTCGTCGGCGCCGTCACCGAGGACCTGCCCTTCCTCGTCAGCCCGGACGGCATCGCGACGCTCGACGTCGCTCCGATCGTCGAGTCCGTGAACGAGGAGACCGCTCGTCTGCAGGACGGCATCGACGAGAGCGCCGACGCCTCGATCCCCGAGGAGCAGAAGAACCTCGAGGCCGACGTCGTCATCGCCGTCATGCACGAGGGCGCCTCCTCGCCGACCGTCAGCTTCACCGACCCGGCCTCGGTCTTCGGCGCGATCGTCGACGGCATCGGCGGGAACGTCGACGCCATCGTCTCGGGTCACACCCACCAGGCCTACAGCCAGGAGGTGGAGGTCGACGGCAACGTCCTCCCCGTCCTCCAGACCGGCAGCTACGGCACCTACCTCGGCCACCTCGAGCTCACCGTCGACACGGCGACCAAGGACCTCACGTCCATCACGTCGAACCTCGTCGACCTGCTGCAGCCCGTCCAGGTCACCAACCCCACCACCGGAGTCGTCTCGACGGTCTACCAGCCGATCTACAGCGCCGACTCCACTCCCGTGGGCCAGTCGGTCGCCGCTCTCGTCCAGGACGCGGTCGACATCGCGAACGTCGAGGGCGCCGTCTCGATCGGCTCCGTCACCGGTGACATCCGCCGCGGCGTGCAGTCGGACGGCACCGAGAACCGCGGTGCCGAGTCGACGATCGGCAACCTCGTCGCCGACGCGCAGCTCTGGGCCACCCAGGCCGAGCTCGGCACGCAGATCGCCTTCATGAACCCCGGCGGCATCCGCCAGGACATCACGTACGCCTCCAGCGGCGAGGGCGATGTCGACGGCAACGTCACCTACCGCGAGGCCGCGATCGTGCAGCCGTTCGCGAACACCCTCGTGACCGAGACGCTGACCGGCGCTCAGATCAAGACCGTCCTCGAGCAGCAGTGGCAGCCGACCAGCTCGCGACCCGAGCTCCACCTCGGCATCTCGGCCGACCTCTCCTACACGTACGACCCGACCGCGGAGGTGGGCTCGCACATCACGGGCGTCTTCTTCCAGGGCGAGCCGATCGCGGACGAGGACACCTTCAAGATCGTCACCAACTCGTTCCTCGCGGCCGGTGGCGACAACTTCACCGAGCTGGGCAACGGGACCGACAAGGCCGACTCCGGTCGCGTCGACCTCAACGCCTTCACCGAGTACATGGCCGAGTTCTCGCCCGTCGCGCCCGACCCCGCGTCGCGCTCGATCGGCGTCGTCGAGACCAGCGCCGAGGGCGCCGAGACGCTGAGCTACGACCTGTCCTCGCTCGACGTGAACAACTCGCCCGTCCGCGACGACGAGGTCCAGGTGCTGATCGACGGCGAGCAGGTCACCACCGCTCCCATCGACCACGCGATCGTCGACACCACCGATGAGCAGGGCCGCGCCTCGGTCAGCTTCTCGATCAGCGAGCTGGCCGCGGGCGACCACGAGCTCGAGTTCGTGCTGCCCACCACGGGCGTCTCGGTGCTCTACACGCTCACGGTGACGGAGGCGGCCACGCCGACCCCGGCGCCCACCCCGATCGAGACGGTGATCCCGACCACCCCGTCGACGCCGGCTCCCGCCGTGCACGTGCCGAGCACGCCGACGAAGCACCTCGCCGCCACGGGCGTCGACGCGACTCCCGCCTTCGCGGCCGGCATCGCGGCGCTCCTGCTCGGCCTCGGGATGACGACGGCGCGCCTGCGTCGCCGGGCCGCGTCGAAGTAG
- a CDS encoding NUDIX hydrolase, whose protein sequence is MSTRVAYETPWIRVREDEVLWPGGSTGVYSVVERADYALVLPRERDGFWLVEQYRYPIRRRAWEFPAGGWPHGSAGGDAEALARAELREETGLRAGRLQHLGRLSEAYGFVAQAVEIFLAEDLEHGEHEREVTESDMVQQWFSDAEVAGMVRSGAIVETAAVAALGLFWMHRGLVP, encoded by the coding sequence GTGTCGACCCGGGTCGCCTACGAGACCCCGTGGATCCGCGTCCGCGAGGACGAGGTCCTCTGGCCCGGCGGCAGCACCGGGGTCTACTCGGTCGTCGAGCGCGCCGACTACGCGCTCGTGCTGCCGCGCGAGCGCGACGGCTTCTGGCTCGTCGAGCAGTACCGCTACCCGATCCGGCGGCGCGCGTGGGAGTTCCCGGCGGGCGGCTGGCCGCACGGGTCGGCCGGCGGCGACGCCGAGGCGCTCGCCCGCGCGGAGCTGCGCGAGGAGACCGGACTGCGCGCCGGCCGCCTCCAGCACCTCGGGCGGCTGAGCGAGGCCTACGGATTCGTCGCGCAGGCCGTCGAGATCTTCCTGGCCGAGGATCTCGAGCACGGCGAGCACGAGCGCGAGGTCACCGAGTCGGACATGGTGCAGCAGTGGTTCTCGGACGCCGAGGTCGCCGGCATGGTCCGCTCGGGTGCGATCGTCGAGACGGCCGCCGTCGCCGCTCTCGGCCTGTTCTGGATGCACCGGGGGCTCGTGCCCTGA